The proteins below come from a single Papaver somniferum cultivar HN1 chromosome 11, ASM357369v1, whole genome shotgun sequence genomic window:
- the LOC113323356 gene encoding stellacyanin-like, whose amino-acid sequence MASNKQFFITLAIVAIILPSIASATDYTVGDDSGWKNGFDYAAWAKDKQFYVGDTLLFKYEAGSHNVLKVNGTGFKECIKPDPTLALATGNDVITLATSGRKWYICGIKQHCAGGQKLFITVQDGAAPQPAPWSSANGILASGYQMVFIAMVAIGAMFVMV is encoded by the exons ATGGCTTCTAACAAGCAATTTTTCATTACCCTCGCTATCGTTGCGATTATCCTTCCTTCCATTGCGTCGGCTACTGATTACACAGTCGGCGATGACAGTGGCTGGAAAAACGGTTTCGATTATGCTGCATGGGCTAAAGATAAACAATTCTATGTCGGAGATACCTTAT tATTTAAGTATGAGGCTGGATCTCACAATGTTCTCAAAGTCAATGGAACTGGATTCAAAGAGTGCATTAAACCAGATCCAACCTTAGCTCTCGCCACCGGAAATGATGTAATTACCCTTGCCACCTCAGGAAGAAAATGGTACATCTGTGGTATAAAACAACATTGTGCTGGCGGACAAAAGCTATTCATCACTGTCCAAGATGGCGCCGCTCCACAACCTGCACCGTGGAGTTCGGCCAATGGGATCTTAGCTTCCGGATATCAAATGGTTTTCATCGCTATGGTTGCTATTGGCGCCATGTTTGTGATGGTTTGA
- the LOC113324315 gene encoding mavicyanin-like: protein MASNKQFFVTLAIVAIILPSTASATDYTVGDDSGWNNKFDYAAWAKDKQFYVGDTLSFMYTPGSHNVFKVNGTEFDQCIKPEPQLALATGNDVITLATPGKKWYMCGVAQHCAGGQKLFITVQDASSAANGIFASGYQIVMIATVAIGAMFAMA, encoded by the exons ATGGCTTCCAACAAGCAATTTTTCGTTACCCTCGCTATCGTTGCGATTATCCTTCCTTCCACTGCGTCGGCTACTGATTACACAGTCGGCGATGACAGCGGCTGGAACAACAAATTCGATTATGCAGCATGGGCTAAAGATAAACAATTCTATGTTGGAGATACCTTAT CGTTTATGTACACACCTGGATCTCACAATGTTTTCAAAGTGAATGGAACTGAATTCGACCAGTGTATTAAACCAGAACCACAATTAGCTCTTGCCACCGGAAATGATGTAATTACCCTTGCCACCCCAGGAAAAAAATGGTACATGTGTGGTGTAGCACAACATTGCGCCGGCGGACAAAAGCTATTCATCACTGTCCAAGATGCGTCCAGTGCAGCCAATGGGATTTTTGCATCCGGGTATCAAATTGTTATGATAGCTACGGTTGCTATTGGCGCCATGTTTGCTATGGCTTGA
- the LOC113323125 gene encoding nucleolar MIF4G domain-containing protein 1-like: MAEKSVKKSRKEERKELRLEKQKHRFTSWMEHQKLKKAKKDLNKRPTQKTSKPREDEISETDGSDDEPSLPRISESEVVVSKVPKRRKETNGVQRKPKSKFEEYLDMELTKGRVTAEEDLKLERKLAKRLKVKGRKLQGLDEGMDLLFEGIPSLVDSLENEGQNVEDDENKSKLTDAKKRKKKKVSKQVLDSSKNEGQDVEDDENKSKLTDTKKRKRRKVSKQVLEDETTGETLMVPSDTADVPSGESTRKPTAVDPNAKYVAPHLRPAANESEDFTRARRQVRGLLNRLSESNVESITGEISTILRTVSRSFGAQIITEEVLASCSRGPRGNEQYAAIFASFVAGMACLVGVDLGAKLIASVAKAFEDEFLNEDNLSLRNLTLLLSYLCIFGVCASDLIYDFLSILSKRLREIDVSIILTILQCCGMKLRADDPTAMKDFIVSIQNRVSELKSVPGEQPISNKRMEFMLETICDIKNNKKRAKQDPVQHTRIKKWLQKLRVEDVLLRGLKWDKLLDPNKKGQWWVSGELASTTNRVEDLASTIDKEVVEAQKLLQLAASQRMNTDARRAIFCIIMSGEDYVDAFEKLLRLDLPAKQDREIMRVVVECCMHEQVFNKYYTILASKLCSHEKNHKFTLQYCLWDHYKTLDEMELTRSLNLAKFVAEILSTFSMSLAVLKTIDFTDPQQLTPKRIMHFRILFEEIFKQSDALIWNIFTRIAIMPELENLRNGIEFFVKQFVVSSNKNLSGKFAIARKALKNVAGVLM; encoded by the exons ATGG CGGAAAAATCTGTTAAGAAGTCTCGAAAAGAGGAAAGAAAAGAACTTAGGTTAGAAAAGCAGAAGCATCGGTTTACATCATGGATGGAACATCAA AAGCTTAAAAAAGCAAAGAAAGATTTGAACAAGCGACCGACCCAGAAAACGTCAAAGCCCAGAGAAGATGAGATATCCGAGACGGATGGAAGTGACGATGAACCTTCTTTGCCAAGGATATCGGAATCAGAAGTTGTGGTCTCAAAAGTAccaaagagaaggaaagagacaAACGGGGTTCAGCGAAAACCGAAGAGCAAATTCGAGGAGTATCTAGACATGGAATTGACAAAAGGAAGGGTTACAGCCGAAGAGGATttaaagctggagaggaagctagCAAAGAGGCTCAAAGTGAAAGGCCGAAAATTACAGGGCCTGGATGAGGGGATGGATTTGTTGTTTGAAGGGATTCCTTCTCTTGTGGATTCCCTAGAAAATGAAGGTCAGAATGTTGAAGACGATGAAAACAAATCCAAACTCACAGATGCTAAAAAACGTAAAAAGAAGAAAGTGTCTAAGCAAGTACTGGATTCCTCGAAAAATGAAGGTCAGgacgttgaagatgatgaaaataaatCTAAACTCACAGATACAAAAAAACGTAAAAGGAGGAAGGTGTCGAAGCAAGTACTGGAGGATGAGACGACTGGAGAAACTCTGATGGTTCCGAGTGATACTGCTGATGTGCCCAGTGGGGAATCTACTCGTAAGCCTACAGCTGTTGATCCTAATGCTAAATATGTAGCTCCTCATCTTAGACCTGCAGCAAATGAATCTGAAGACTTCACTCGAGCTCGACGTCAAGTGCGAG GGCTTTTAAATAGGCTTTCTGAATCAAATGTTGAATCAATTACAGGAGAGATATCGACTATCCTCAGG ACTGTTAGTCGCAGTTTTGGTGCCCAAATTATTACTGAGGAGGTTTTAGCTTCCTGTTCCCGAGGACCTCGCGGAAACGAACA GTATGCTGCTATTTTTGCATCTTTTGTTGCTGGGATGGCATGTTTAGTAGGCGTTGACCTCGGCGCAAAACTTATTGCTTCTGTTGCTAAAGCTTTTGAG GATGAATTTTTGAACGAAGACAATCTTTCATTGCGAAACCTGACACTTCTACTTTCTTATCTGTGCATCTTTGGGGTTTGTGCAAG TGATTTGATATACGACTTCCTGAGCATTCTGAGCAAGCGATTAAGGGAGATAGACGTGTCTATTATCTTGACAATACTACAAT GTTGTGGAATGAAATTAAGAGCTGATGATCCGACGGCCATGAAAGATTTTATAGTCAGTATTCAAAACCGAGTAAGCGAGCTGAAGTCTGTACCTGGTGAACAGCCAATAAGTAACAAACGG ATGGAATTTATGCTTGAAACAATATGTGATATCAAGAACAACAAAAAAAGGGCTAAACAGGATCCTGTTCAGCACACCCGGATCAAGAAATGGTTACAAAAG TTGAGAGTGGAAGATGTTTTACTCCGTGGGCTGAAGTGGGACAAGCTTCTAGATCCAAACAAAAAAGGCCAATGGTGGGTTTCTGGAGAATTGGCCTCCACGACTAATAGAGTTGAAGACCTGGCTAGCACCATTGACAAAGAGGTTGTAGAAGCTCAGAAATTGCTGCAACTTGCAGCGTCGCAAAGAATGAACACAGATGCAAGAAGAGCAATTTTTTGTATAATTATGAGTGGTGAGGACTATGTAGATGCTTTCGAAAAGCTTTTGAGGTTGGATCTTCCAGCGAAACAG GATAGGGAGATAATGCGAGTCGTCGTAGAGTGCTGTATGCACGAACAAGTGTTCAACAAATATTATACAATTTTAGCATCCAAATTGTGCAGCCATGAAAAGAATCACAAATTCACTTTGCAG TATTGCTTGTGGGACCATTACAAAACTCTTGATGAGATGGAGCTGACAAGATCGCTGAATCTAGCAAAATTTGTAGCGGAAATCCTTTCCACATTTTCCATGTCCCTTGCCGTCTTGAAGACGATTGATTTCACTGACCCTCAGCAGTTAACTCCGAAAAGGATCATGCATTTTAGGATTCTCTTTGAGGAAATTTTCAAGCAATCAGACGCACTTATTTGGAACATCTTTACCCGCATTGCCATCATGCCTGAGCTTGAAAATTTGCGCAATGGTATAGAATTTTTCGTCAAGCAGTTTGTAGTGAGTAGTAATAAAAACCTTTCTGGAAAATTCGCAATTGCTAGAAAGGCTCTCAAGAATGTTGCTGGAGTTCTCATGTAA
- the LOC113323355 gene encoding inactive protein RESTRICTED TEV MOVEMENT 2-like, with protein sequence MDNKFQANFTRSYEDFEPVFNWVREEGLDTLVLHLPGFKKEQLRVQVDSQGNMKISGERPLEEKRWSRFRKDFQVPTSCDVNEIHAKYIGGLLYVKFPKNITQVTPHDQSAFSPQQTANGEKYADEKRPAKDQVTSSGNMNNGGRISGTSTGQNNGNGGVCNLAMHKNPVGFFGTLNKHRRLVLGVTVVATAMVAIGVYVACRLSSSFGEDANVN encoded by the exons ATGGACAACAAATTTCAAGCTAACTTCACACGTTCTTATGAAGATTTCGAGCCTGTATTCAACTGGGTCAGAGAAGAAGGACTAGACACACTTGTGCTTCATCTTCCTG GTTTTAAAAAGGAACAACTTCGAGTACAAGTAGATTCTCAGGGTAACATGAAGATCTCAGGAGAAAGACCCTTGGAAGAAAAAAGATGGAGTCGATTCCGCAAAGATTTCCAAGTACCAACCAGCTGCGATGTAAATGAAATCCACGCAAAATACATCGGTGGGCTTCTCTACGTGAAGTTCCCAAAGAATATCACTCAAGTCACACCACACGATCAATCTGCATTTTCACCGCAACAAACTGCCAATGGTGAAAAATATGCTGATGAAAAAAGACCCGCTAAAGATCAAGTAACGAGCAGCGGTAACATGAATAATGGTGGGAGAATTAGCGGAACCTCCACTGGTCAAAATAATGGCAATGGCGGGGTTTGTAATTTAGCGATGCATAAAAATCCAGTTGGATTTTTTGGGACGTTGAATAAGCATAGGAGATTGGTTTTAGGGGTGACCGTGGTGGCGACGGCAATGGTGGCTATTGGTGTTTACGTTGCTTGTAGACTCTCTTCATCTTTTGGAGAAGATGCAAATGTGAACTAA
- the LOC113324316 gene encoding uncharacterized protein LOC113324316, producing MRIWAWAAGIFKLQPNEDMLDSYKATKGCSRMIKDLWLVANLAIVTELWKLRNKSYFEDMAVQWLCFKGRVYQVIRDNSIRMKGHMYNNLEDLRILSYFKVRHRSCKTSTPIEVSWTPPNQDEIMICCDGASFENPGQAGSGVVFRDANSEVLGVLCVGLGWQTNYYAEVYAIIYGAMLAKRWNMRSICVRSDSMSCIQAFQKGDLPWQLVQKWKLAKSFYNNIRYIHSYREVNFSADVSAKQACLLAEDLFEFYEGGTSFIPSVE from the coding sequence atgaggatctgggcttggGCGGCTGGTATTTTCAAGCTGCAACCTAATGAAGATATGTTGGATTCGTACAAGGCTACTAAGGGTTGTAGCAGAATGATTAAGGACTTatggcttgttgcaaatcttgcaattgtCACGGAATTATGGAAGTTACGCAATAAGTCTTATTTTGAAGATATGGCAGTTCAGTGGCTTTGTTTTAAAGGGAGAGtttatcaggtaattcgtgataactcaattagaatgaagggTCATATGTATAATAATTTAGAGGATCTGCGCATTTTGAGCTATTTCAAGGTGCGACATAGATCTTGCAAAACATCTACTCCAATTGAAGTTAGTTGGACTCCTcctaatcaagatgaaatcatgatctgttgtgatggtgcgtcTTTCGAAAATCCAGGCCAAGCAGGTTCTGGTGTTGTTTTTCGTGATGCAAACTCAGAAGTGCTTGGTGTTCTTTGTGTTGGTCTTGGTTGGCAAACCAATTACTATGCTGAAGTTTATGCAATTATTTATGGTGCGATGTTGGCCAAGAGATGGAATATGCGGAGTATCTGCGTTCGTTCTGATTCGATGAGTTgtattcaagcttttcaaaagggTGATCTGCCGTGGCAGCTGGTGCAGAAGTGGAAACTTGCGAAGTCTTTTTACAACAATATTCGTTATATTCATAGCTATAGAGAagttaatttttcagctgatgtctCAGCCAAGCAAGCATGTTTGCTGGCTGAGGATTtatttgagttttatgagggtggGACAAGCTTTATTCCGTCTGTGGAATAG